A genome region from Eurosta solidaginis isolate ZX-2024a chromosome 2, ASM4086904v1, whole genome shotgun sequence includes the following:
- the LOC137242545 gene encoding uncharacterized protein, whose protein sequence is MKTKAAKRRQRVKKRSRKKAIQPSNIEKDPQTAKPNDVPNTRYNSATNVSAMWRGVYESLIFRQCDVQIEYWKQRAKRLEEENEQLRLQLRATEIPAYETSSEEDDDVQERYLNGEGEEYDDDDISPEYMEFRTITLKHREDLRKQREEESLKNNVCFHG, encoded by the coding sequence ATGAAAACCAAAGCAGCTAAACGGCGTCAAAGAGTTAAAAAGCGTTCAAGGAAGAAAGCGATACAACCTAGTAATATTGAAAAGGATCCACAGACAGCGAAACCAAACGATGTACCAAATACACGCTATAATTCTGCAACTAACGTTTCAGCAATGTGGCGTGGAGTTTATGAGTCGCTTATATTTCGACAATGCGATGTCCAAATTGAATACTGGAAACAACGTGCGAAACGATTAGAAGAAGAAAACGAACAGCTGCGTCTTCAATTAAGAGCAACTGAAATACCAGCTTATGAGACTTCATCTGAAGAGGACGACGACGTCCAGGAGCGTTACCTAAATGGCGAAGGCGAAGAGTACGATGATGACGATATTTCACCGGAATACATGGAATTTAGAACTATAACACTTAAGCATAGAGAAGATTTACGAAAACAACGAGAAGAGGAAAGCCTGAAAAATAACGTATGCTTCCATGGCTGA